One window of the Spirochaetia bacterium 38H-sp genome contains the following:
- a CDS encoding methyl-accepting chemotaxis protein produces the protein MKNIDLSRSTLSRKLLVYLILIIIIFLGGSLFIFFSRFSSQSIAMQSQDAQNIVKTATHISGMWIKAVKLQLREEKENPEVIEAFVNGSTAEIKDILEEIAEEEPVLYSSVMAYDTGGRLITNVGTGAPDAIDTAYITKNSKNTDAILLNIYPTIGGFPAAIIAIPIESPSTRGYLAVALNIQKFYETYMSDIVLGISGYTFIATEDGIILAHHNRDMAGKKAATGYFSTIINNKQKDPPSGNFMTKDGRETDIYAYSWIERYDLPWAVIGEIPGKEITGAISSLIILASIGGIIAILLQSVILIYLIRNIVIKRLITLQQGLKIASEGKLFPLEDIHGDDELAAMLRLFNNFIGQLRLTITGIQESMGRLSGAAEDLNTAIEDTTSSINTITGSIDGVNTEIQELRANTEQNASTVQETTRSIDSLAQAIQNQTTSIEESSASIEELIANIESIANISKTLRENFEALTTSSLEGQKGLDSLVQLSQTIGENSKQLEETNRIISRIASETNILAMNAAIEAAHAGEHGKGFAVVADEIRKLATETAQHSKGIRETLKGTSEYIGNLVKLSGSTHSLFSTIEHDIQDVSQNIQEIEAALQEQRAGSVQILQALREMKDVAIEVNNASKEMAQGNKQILESTTALTDLSHKLSQAMSTVEEQSKQIAGIQDKLREQNLHTQDIIKRAIDELSFFKLKK, from the coding sequence TAATTATTTTCCTGGGAGGCAGTCTTTTTATATTCTTTTCGCGCTTTAGCAGTCAGTCAATAGCAATGCAGTCACAGGATGCGCAAAACATAGTAAAGACAGCAACCCACATATCCGGAATGTGGATAAAAGCCGTAAAACTCCAGCTAAGAGAAGAAAAGGAAAATCCAGAAGTAATAGAAGCATTTGTAAATGGCTCTACTGCAGAAATAAAAGATATATTGGAAGAAATAGCAGAAGAAGAACCAGTACTCTACTCTTCTGTCATGGCATACGATACAGGAGGCAGACTTATAACAAACGTAGGCACAGGAGCACCGGATGCAATAGATACAGCATATATAACAAAAAATAGTAAAAATACGGATGCCATCCTACTCAATATATACCCAACAATAGGAGGATTTCCTGCTGCAATAATAGCAATACCAATAGAATCTCCTTCTACAAGAGGATACCTTGCAGTTGCTCTAAATATACAAAAGTTCTATGAAACATATATGTCGGATATAGTTCTTGGCATAAGTGGATACACATTTATAGCAACAGAAGATGGGATAATTCTTGCGCATCACAACAGAGACATGGCAGGCAAAAAAGCAGCAACAGGATACTTTTCTACCATAATAAACAACAAACAGAAAGACCCGCCTTCCGGAAACTTTATGACAAAAGACGGGAGAGAAACAGACATATATGCATACTCATGGATAGAGCGATATGACCTCCCATGGGCTGTAATCGGAGAAATACCCGGTAAAGAAATAACAGGAGCCATAAGCTCGCTTATCATTCTGGCCAGCATAGGTGGTATTATAGCAATACTTCTTCAATCGGTAATCCTTATCTATCTTATAAGAAACATAGTCATAAAACGCCTTATAACACTGCAACAGGGACTCAAGATAGCCAGTGAAGGCAAACTCTTTCCTCTTGAGGATATACACGGAGACGATGAGCTTGCAGCCATGCTGAGGCTTTTTAATAACTTTATTGGGCAGCTTAGACTGACAATAACAGGCATCCAGGAAAGCATGGGAAGGCTCTCAGGTGCAGCAGAAGACCTCAATACAGCAATAGAAGACACCACAAGTTCTATCAATACCATAACAGGCTCAATAGACGGAGTTAACACAGAGATTCAAGAACTACGAGCAAACACAGAGCAAAACGCATCTACAGTACAAGAAACAACACGCAGCATAGACTCCCTTGCGCAGGCAATACAAAACCAGACAACAAGCATAGAGGAGTCATCCGCATCCATAGAAGAACTGATAGCAAACATAGAATCCATAGCAAACATATCAAAGACATTGAGAGAAAACTTTGAGGCACTTACCACATCCTCACTAGAAGGTCAAAAAGGGCTGGACTCACTTGTACAGCTATCTCAAACCATAGGAGAGAACTCCAAACAGCTGGAAGAAACCAACAGAATAATATCCAGAATAGCATCTGAGACCAACATCCTTGCCATGAATGCAGCAATAGAAGCTGCACACGCAGGAGAACACGGAAAAGGCTTTGCGGTTGTTGCGGATGAGATAAGAAAACTGGCCACAGAAACAGCCCAGCATTCAAAAGGCATAAGAGAAACACTCAAAGGCACATCCGAGTACATAGGCAATCTGGTAAAACTGTCAGGCAGCACACATTCTCTTTTTTCCACAATAGAACACGACATACAGGACGTATCGCAGAATATCCAAGAAATAGAAGCTGCTCTGCAAGAACAGAGAGCAGGAAGCGTACAGATTCTGCAGGCACTCCGAGAGATGAAGGACGTAGCAATAGAAGTCAATAACGCATCCAAAGAAATGGCACAAGGAAACAAACAGATACTTGAGTCAACAACAGCACTTACAGACCTTTCTCACAAACTCAGCCAAGCTATGAGCACCGTAGAAGAACAATCCAAACAAATCGCAGGAATCCAGGACAAACTCCGCGAGCAAAACCTGCACACTCAGGATATAATAAAGCGGGCCATAGACGAGCTATCCTTCTTCAAACTAAAAAAATAA